ACGAAAGTCACTAAGGCTGCCTTAAACTGAAAGCAGGGATCGGACTCAGATTCTGGCCAGAATCAGATTACAGagtcaaagaaaaagaagacgGACAACAAACTCACCCCCTCCCTCTTCTTTTGCTCCTTGCTTGTTCCTGCACTGAGTGCAGTTGGGCAGAACCTGGGAACCCCCTTGCTCACGATGCCAAAAGTCACCGGTGAGCAAGGTTTTGGGGGTGTCTACTCCTTGCACAACAACATTCATTGCTTTAGACCTTTCAATACATGCTGTAATCCTCCTCCCCCGTACGATCAAGTAAACTGAATGCTTCTTTAGGTTTAGGTTTTACAGTTTCACATCACCTGCCCGTCTATCCAGCCCCGGGCTGACGCTGGTGCACGAAGGTCATCCCAAGGACTCTCGCTGCGGTGGGGACGAGCTGCCGGCAGAGAGAGCCAAAGCATCAGGCAACGAGCACTATGCAGTGCGTTTGCAGGGCTTCACTTAGGGGTGAAGAGAAAGCATCTTCTGACGCTTGAGGACCTTCTTACTAGGGCATTCCGAGCCACAGACATTTTTACCATCCGCCTGTCAGTGTTCCTCTCCGCAAAACAGCCTTTCCTCCAGCCACGCATCCCTtcccagcctttgctgctgctgctacggGCTTTAACGCCGACAGTCAGCCTGTTTGAGCTACCAAAAACCAGGCTCCCACCAGAAGGTGGTGCCCACATCCCACGGAACACGGGACAAGCCTTACACAACCCAGTCCACTTCTGGGCAACGCCTAGAAACCTAGCCACACTTCTTCAAAATCACCAGAGCAAAACCATAGACCAGCCGGTGCCGGAATCCCTCCGAAAGCAGGGCGGCATTGTTGCAGGTGTAACCTGCAGCGTAGCTCACTACGGTGCGGTGCAGACTTTTCTCTGAAGGGTTTACATCTTCATGGACTTTATTAAATGAACACAGCCCTGCAACTGTAATAAGGAGTTTACTAAATCCATAATCCTGCCTGGGTATTCACCTGTTAACTAAAAAGCACACAGCCCTGAACTAACGTGTTTATCTTTGTCTGAAGCCACACGTGGATGCTGATTTCTGTGCAATACTTTCATGCTACTTCAGTTTGCTCTTGATGGTCTGTCAAAGGCAGATGTGGAATGAGGAGCACAGAAAGGCCATAGATTTGCTGTGATATGTGAAATCATCAGGTCAAAACATCAAAAGGGATACAGGCTTCAGCCTCTCCTCTCGTATTTTTTGCCTCCTGCTGTCTGCTGCTGTACTCACAATTTGCATTGCGTCCCGCCAACTCGCTCCTAGCCAGAGATCAGCAGGCTCCCTCCTTGGTAGCTGCAACAGCATGCAGGTACTGCTCAGTTACTTGGCAAAGGTTatgtccctgttcagccagcatCTTGTCACACccttcagcaggagctggagcgaGGGTGGGATGCTCCAGGGCATCTACGACACATCCCTCTCTCCCCCTGCAGCTCTGTGCCACAGCTCCATGACAGCAGTGGGTCATTTCCCAGTCCTCATCCCCAAAAGCAgacaccgctgccctgggcagcagcgCCCACCACTCTCAGCAGTGGTTCAGGCAGGTCCCTTCTCCGTTAAACACCCCATCTTTGAAAAAGGATGTCACCAGGGGGCtctaaaatacagcagaaagttGCCAGGGCACAACACAAAAGGTTTTCTAACACATGGGCTTTGTGGTTTCAGTTACCTCTTCTAACCACCCATAAAAGATGGAGCTTGGAGAGATTGTTGTGGCCGAACGTCCCAGTGAGACGCAGCTGTACGCGGAGCAGATGCCAAGAGCCCAGGACCTGCTGGGGAGAAGCAGAAATCAGATCCACCAAGTTGTTGGGTATCTCACAGGAGAAATGAAAGAATATGGAGAGTGGATGAAAAGTAAGCAGAGTGATATGTCTGGGGCTTTCTGGCTAGGAAGAGCTAGATGGGAACATTTGTATTGCCAACAGCACTTTCAGTGCTGGGGCACAAGACAAGGCAGAACAGCGGCAGCATGGTCTGAACTCACTGCAAACTTCTGGCCTTTTAACCTACATCATTTGATTCTCAGGAAGGGGATCTCACTGCACCCTGTTGCCATTACCATGGCTGCAGGCATAATTCAGCACAGGCAAAAGACGTCTTTTACACTTCATCAGTTATGTGTCATTAGCATCCCGTTCCTTATAGCAGTGCCCAGAATCACACGTCAGGGTTGGGGATTTAGTTTTGTTTGTAAGTGCTTTGGATCAGCGACTGTCTCTTTGTCTGTGTGTGGGCTAATGCGGGGGACTTGACTCCTGATTGTGTGGGCAAAGGCTCTTGTATTACCAGCCGTGGGGGAGGAATGAGCACTTGTGGCTGTTACGTTGCTATAAAATACAAAGCAAGTACTGATCTCAAAGGTTTAGTGTCCAGACAGGAACAATACTTAAGCAGATGGTCCATGTTACCCAGAATCATTAGGGATTTGGGGCTTTGAGAGGCTGTGTAAGGCTGTGGGTCCTCTGTCAAAGCTAGGTTCATTAGCAATACAACTGCAGCAActggggagagaaagaagaggcAGACATGTACATCCAGGCTGTGCAGTGGCTATCGGTGGAGGAGGTGGCCTGAGAAGCCTCCATGCAGGGAGCTCAGCAGACTGGCAGTGTGGTCCACAGCTGCAGGGGAACATCTTCTCCTACTTTCTCTTTACTCTAGTGGTCCTTGCTTGGTAGACAGCTTTTCTTACTCAACTTCTTGACAAGCTTTGGCTTCTGCCCACAGGTTATATTTGAATACTTCTAGTTAATACTTGTGTCTGAAACCAAAAGAGTTGCTGATGTGTTTCATAGTTCAGCACCAAACATTagtaattatttcagaaaagcctattttttttctctaaggaaCTCATTCCTACCTGGTTTTAACTGCCTGGCTTCCCAACAACGCACAGCCTGAGGGATGCTTGTGAAGCCATCCCTCAGCTTGCATTCCAGCCTCTTGGGAGGGCTCTCCCAGGGATGCTGAAGAGATGCAGAGTTCCACCCAGCCCTTCAAAGGTCCTCTATTTAAGCTAATCACTTCTGAAAGCAAAACTTCAGACTTGATTGTAAACACAACACAGGGAAGTGGAAATGGACAGAGTGGGGAAGAGAGGAGTTTTTAAGAATAAGTCGTTAcccaaattcatagaatcatagaaccaaagaatagtttgagttgggagggacctttaaaggtcatctaatccaacctccagcaatgagcagggacttcttcaactagatcaggttgctcagagccccttctATCATGTTTAATAGGGCACACCAGAACAGAAAGGGTTACATGCTTCCCAGAAGAGTGGCAGAACAAGTCTTCAAATCAGTTTGCCATAGAAGAGCCAGCAGCAAAAAGTTATTGCAGTGTTTCAAGACCCTCCTTGCCCCACAGAGATCATTAGGAGCACTGTACATAGATGCCCTCAGACaggctgccctcagccccacaCACATCCCACCTTCCCCCCTGCACTCACCTGAGGTACTCGAGCTTGGTGCCCCTTTTCTCTGTCCAGGTTCAATAGTCTTCTCTGAAGAGCAATGGCTCTTTGTCCTTTTGGAAATGCGCCTTTCACCTGAGTACGGTCCAAGCTATAGCAACCATTcttttaattcagatttttcagtTCCCAAAGTACTTTTTTAGACACCTTTCACAGTTTGACCCCATCTCCTGTATGCAGTGTAGCTCCACGTCCTGTGTCCCTAAAACAGCAAGTGTTTCCTTTTCATATTTCCCTATCCATGTAAAAATCAGTTTCAGTCTTTGCCCAATCCCTCTCTGCATCTGAATTATATACACAGAAAGAAACTATCTCCTCATTAAATTTACAGCAGAACCTTAAGCAATCTACCATGCAAGAAAGACTATTCTTCGACAACCATAAATAAACCATTTTTTCATAAATCCCTCTACAAACTTTATAGCAGTGCCCAGTCCATCCCTATTAGCTTTTCAAGTGCCAGATGCAAAACATGCTCAGACAGCCATAAATCAGAGACGGATTTTACAGTGCTGTTGACACATCGCCTCCATTCTGTGGCCAGAAAGCGACTGTAGAGATGAGCGTGCTTTGAGGGAGTCCTGCTGAAACGATGCCTTATCACTGGTGGATTTATTTGATCTCTTCCAGATAAGCCCCTAATGGTCCAGCTGGTGGACTGGCTCTTGCGAGGGACCTCTCAGGTGTTGTTTGTCAACAACCCCCTCAGTGGGCTGATCATCTTAGTGGGGATCTTCGTCCAGAGCCCTTGGTGGACGCTCACGGGCTGTACTGGAATAATCGTGTCAACATTAACTGCACTGGCCCTCAGTCAGGACAGGTAGGTGGTACCTCGCGTCCAGGCGTTGAATAAGAATTGATCGTTACGGTATCAGAAACCCGCTGACGGGTCACAGTCACACATCTGAGTACGTTAGAGACAGCAAACCGGCTTTCCTTACGGATGGTTTGGAAGCAGTTAGGTGTGGACAGAGCTGTGGTCCAGGAAGAGCTGGCCTGTCCCCACAATTGGCTGTCTTTGTGAGAGCAGGCAGTTAGCTCTCTCTGGTAGCCATCATCACAGTCATGTAGGTCCTTTGGGTCATGGGAGCCCCTCTGGATCATCATCATTCAGCAACAAACTCTTCCCATCCACACATCAGTGCAATGCAATACGGCAGAAACCTCACCGCTTTTTCATCCTTTCCCTACACTGCCTTCACCAGGAGCAGGACACTTCTAAATTGTCTGTCAGTGGGTCCCTGCGACAGGTCACCTTCAGCACAGCTTTCTGCCTTGCAAACATTTCTTTCCATCACAGATCAGCCATCGCAGCTGGGCTGCACGGCTATAACGGGATCTTGGTGGGACTGCTCATGGCCGTCTTCTCTGACAAAGGGGATTACTACTGGTGGCTTCTTCCTCCTGTGGCAGTTGTATCAATGTGCTGGTAAGTGCCACTTCTCCATCTAGGGACAATTCTCAGAGAATGAGGAGTCCTGCTATGTACAGCTTAAACACACTGGAAGTCCCCTCTGCCCAGTCCCCTACACCAGCATCACCAGCCAAGCTGGCACTGAAAGAGGCATTTGTTGATGCACAGAGCTTGTGAGGCCCATTGGCAGGAGGCTGAGTGCACAGACACTGATTACAGCACACAGACACAGCAGCCCCGCTTCAACACCCTGCAAACAGCCCTCATCAGCAGGACACATTCAGAGTGGATGCCATTCGTGTCCAACACCGCAAAGGTTCCTCCTCATGCAGGTGCTGAACCAACCTGGTGCTCTCCCTCAGGCTGACTTCAATCTTCCCCTTCCTAGAGGTGCAACCATGAGCAAAACTGATTCCTCCAAGCAACTCCAAATGCCAGATCATGTCCTTTCAGGATTAAGTTTACCATTTCTAAATATGGACCCTAACAGCACTGCAGAGTCCATTTAACAGCtttaactgaaaaattaattcaggaGTCACATTTTAATCACAGTTAGTGATAAGATGCAAGTCATTATTGCGTTTCACTGGGTttaaaatcaggatttttttcataCTTTACTTATTTAGTCACTCTCAGCAAAGGTCCTTTTCTAACAACCTCTAAAAACCCGGGACATGTTGCAAGAATGTTTAGTTTGTCTTGTCTGCCAGAATTCCTTGAGGCTTTTTATTCaaacatttctttgttcttttagtTCACAAGCCTCAAGGATAGagctgaaagattttaaaattagaCATATTACTGATTTTTTCAACTGATACTTCAAACTTCAGCTTTAGAAGTCagcatttctttatttgtttcttttttttctgacaagaTGTATAACTGGCAGAAGATTTGTAGTTCAGCACAGAAATTAGGACACCGTTTTCACTGaagtgctgatttttttcctagagCTACAAGCAAGGAAATCTGTAAGCTGCTCTGGGAACCAAATTTCTCATAAAAGTATAGTCTTCGTTTGAGATTACACAGGGcaaacaaagtattttttccacTGATAGTATCTACACAACTGGACACAAGATGTTGCTTTTGAAATGCCAAATAGTTTGGGTGGGGCTTTTTTATTAGAACAAGCCTAGTGACTTTCTGGCACTCCAATGCAGCTTCTTGAAAAATTCaagtctttaaaattattttttgtaaacTGTGCAATATCCACTGCTACTTGGATGTTCACCGTGAGAGCTGATCAGCTCTTATTAGGAAagctcagctgaaagcagcagaacatcAAGGACAGCACCTGGCCTTTCACTCTCTTCCACATACTTCCTGGTCTCCATAAAAAAACAGATATTATCTTGCCAATATGCTACAACAAAGGCATTCATGTGGGACACCCACTTCAAGTGGACATAAGGCAGTCTGTAAATCTCCCAAGGAAAGTAGATCTGGCGAAGTTTATGTCCTTGTTTCTACAGCCAAGAGCTTTGGGAAAAGTCATAGTATCTCAAGGTTTGTGTGCTTTTTAGTGTTCAAGCTCTGAATATTTTGATGGTCACCCCAAATACTTTACATGTTAAATATACTAAGTCATATTTATTAAGAAGGAAGCTCACTTTTCAGAAAAAGCCATATAATTTTGAGTGGTACCGGGGCAGCACACAGTAACACCAGTCTCATTGGCATAAGCAGAAACATCAAACAAGGTTTGGGTCATGCCCGGCACAACATCGTTCATGGCTCTGTTGCACTGCTGACCTCATCTTACACTCCGTCAAGGCTCCATGTGTCCTAAGGACTCCTCATGCCCCCAAAATAGCATCTGACAAACACAGTAAATACTTGACATCCTTCTTAATGGAAGATTTTCCATTCTCTTTAATcaccttttctgttttatttctctaCCTTTCTCTTAAGGTATTCTtcaaattatttaaacaaaaaacaaacaaacaaacaaaaactagcAAATTTACAGGTAATTTCCAACTCCCTCTTGCCTCCTCAAGATGGCAGCTTTTCAGACCATGTAAAGTTTTCCACAGTTCTCCATGTGGCACTCCCAAAATTTGCTCTTCTGTTTCTTGTTAGAGTCTTCTACTGAATAAGAAGTCAGATTACCTTTCTTATCAGCAACTAAATGCTGTACTGGTCGCATTTCTTCATTGACTCCCTGAGCTCGGCACAGCTAGCGGAGCGCTTGTACACTAGCCAGCTGTCCTGAGAGGAGGGTGTGGAGTTTACACCATCCATAAATGGATGCGATAGTTGTTGCAATAAGATCAACAGCGTTCTTCAACTATTTGTCTGATGCAAACTAATATATTCGGGGATTCACTACCTGATGTTTATAAAACAAATGCTATTGGCTTGCATTTACCAGAGCTTATAACCAAAGTGGTAAGCTGTTCCACCACTATAATTGTTGTGAACAGTTTATAgttgtttctcttctccttttgtcCTCAGTCCAATCCTGTACAGTGCTTTGGGATCCATCTTCAGTAAATGGGACCTTCCTGTTTTCACTCTGCCCTTCAATATTGCGGTGACTTTGTACTTTGCAGCCACAGGACACTACAATCCCTTCTTCCCTATGACCCTCATCAAGCCTGTAGTGTCAGTGCCCAACATCACCTGGTCTGCAATCAATGTGCCACTGGTAAGCTTCACTCCAAAAAGTTTATGTTATTTCACTAAAGGGTGAGTGTGAAGGCATTCAGCTCGGGATAACAATTTCACATGGGCCAGAATGGCTACGTGATCTGTACAGCCAGTACCAATTCACAGAAACAAATGGCCCAGTTCAGTTTGTAGTGGACAGGACCGTAAAAGCCCTGGGGACCGACCTGGCTGATCCAATGGAAGTGCTGATTGAGCCTGAGGGAACAGAGATGCTGAGCCTCTCATTCCACCTAAAGTCAGTCTGCCCCAAAACAAGCCCTGAGTGCTGTCAATACAGGAGCACACCTGGATATGCACTCCTGCTGTCCAGATGTGGTTAAAAGAACATCAGCAAGACAGTCAGTGACAAtatgaaaaggcagaagaaacatCAGGTTGCCAGAGAGACAGAAACTCATGTACACCCATTCCCCTCAGGT
This DNA window, taken from Opisthocomus hoazin isolate bOpiHoa1 chromosome Z, bOpiHoa1.hap1, whole genome shotgun sequence, encodes the following:
- the LOC142358805 gene encoding urea transporter 2-like → MELGEIVVAERPSETQLYAEQMPRAQDLLGRSRNQIHQVVGYLTGEMKEYGEWMKNKPLMVQLVDWLLRGTSQVLFVNNPLSGLIILVGIFVQSPWWTLTGCTGIIVSTLTALALSQDRSAIAAGLHGYNGILVGLLMAVFSDKGDYYWWLLPPVAVVSMCCPILYSALGSIFSKWDLPVFTLPFNIAVTLYFAATGHYNPFFPMTLIKPVVSVPNITWSAINVPLLLQSIPVGVGQVYGCENPWTGGIILVALLISSPLICLHAAIGSIVGMFAALSIASPFDGIYLGLHNFNCAVACIAIGGMFYALTWQTHLLALACALFCAYSGAAIANALSVFGLPPCTWPFCISALLFLLINTDNPAIYKIPLCKVTYPEANRIYYLRMKRRASESRREEQKPSSDSEISPGGTLLYPPKKRH